The Thermococcus sp. 4557 genomic sequence CTGTGGAGGTCGGCGAGGTGCTTGGCCAGCTTCTGCTGCCTCTCGGCGAGGGTTCCCCTGCCGACGTACTCGCTCCTGAAGTGGGCCATGAGGGAATCAACGACAAGGAGCTTCACCGGCCTGTCCGTCTCGGCCTTCTCCTTGATTATCTCCTCGGCCCTCTCAACGAGGAGCATCTGGTGGTTGCTGTTGAACGCCCTCGCAACGTAGATGTTCTTGAGCGTCTCGTCTGGGTCGAGGCCCCTAGCCTCGGCTATCTGTCTTATTCTCTCCGGCCTGAAGGTGTTCTCGGTGTCTATCCAAACGACAGAGCCGTGGAGGCCTCCCTCCTCCTCTGGGAGCTGAACCATCACCGCGAGGGTGTGCGCCAGCTGGGTCTTTCCGGAACCGAACTCACCGAAGACCTCGGTTATCGCCTGGGTCTCAACACCGCCGCCAACGAGCTTGTCGAGGCTCTTGCTTCCGGTGGAGATCCTGCCGATGGTGCTCCTCCTCTCCATGTACTCGTCGGCGCGCATGAAGGTTCCTATGTTGGCGGCCTCTCTGGCGGCCTGGATTATCTTGAGCGCGGCACCCTCGCTGATTCCCGCTATCTCCTTGAGCTCCATTGGGGAGGCGACGGCTATGGCCTCGATGCTGTCGTAGCCGGCCTCGCGAAGCTTTTCGGCAGTGGCGGGACCAACGCCTGGAAGGTCTTCAAGGGTCTTTATCTCCTTCTCCTTCTTTTTCTTGGTTGAGCTTGACGGGGACTCCTCAACGACATCGAGCTCCTCAAACTCCTCGAGCTCTTTTATTTCATCCTCAGCCTTCTTCTTCCTTGGCATCTCACTCACCCACTACAACTACCTTTCATAGGGGTAAAAAGCCGAAGGGTTATATACTTTTCTTTCCAGTGGAGCGGAGGACAAAGGTGCCGGATATCGGGAGATATTGCAAATCCGCACCCTTGTGGGGCAGTTTTGGCTGGAGTCAAACCCACACCCCGCCGGCAAGGACGGTGGGGCAACACCATCACCTTTTTCCACTGGAAGAGCCGGGCTTTATGACGATCAGTTTGGATCCTTCGGGAATCTTCTCTTCCAGTGCAGGGTTGAGAACGGGCTTTTCCTTGTAGTAACCGAGAAGGAAGTAGCCCTCCTCGTGGAGGCGCTTCATGGCCTCGACGTAGGGGACGCCCCACAGGTCTCCCCGCTCCAGAACGGAGATATCGTAGCCTCCGGAGGCCGTGGTAAGGTCGTCTATGACGTCCACAACCTCTGGCTCGAAAACGGAGCTTGCGAGAAGTCTTCCGGCAAGGCTCCTGCTGAGTATCACCCTGTCGGCCCCGGCCCCCTTGAGCAGCTCCAGGCTCTCCCCGCGGAGGGCCTCGACGAAGACCTTCGCTTTGGACATGCGCTTCACCATGAGGGTCGTGAAGACGGACTTCGAGTCGTCCTCAAGGGCGAGGATGACGTAGGATGCCTCCCTCACGTGGGCGCGCTCAAGGGTCTCTGGATTCGTGGGGTCGCCGATGAGGACCTCCACTTCCTCTGGAAGCTCAACCTTCTTCCGCTCGCTCTCGTCGGGAAAGACCACCACTATAGGCCTCATCTCTATCTCTCCACTGGAAATCGCGGACATGAGCTCACCCACGCAGCTGGGTATGCTGCTCCCGCGGCCGATTATCACGTAGTGTCCAGAATACCTAACGCTGTGCATGCCCATCATCCTCCTCAGAGACGATGAAATGAAGTATTCAGCCAGAATGGAAACAAGGGCAGTAAAAGTCGAGATTCCGGCAACGGCAGCGACCATGGCCACGGCGCGGCCAGCCTCGGTCTGGGGCGTTATATCCCCATAGCCGATTGTGGCCATCGTTATGATCGCCCAGTAAAAAGCCGTGTAGAAGCCCACGTTCTCAAAGTACATGAACAGGAAAGCAAAAATAACCGCCAGCAGGAGTACAAGCGCCGCTATTTGGAGCAGCCTGTTCCTGCTGACCTTGACCTTCATCCTGAGAAGCCTTCGCACGAGCGGTACCGGGATCATGGTATAAGCTAAAGTGGGGGTTTTAAAAAACTATCATCACTGCCCTTGGAAGTCCACGGATGGAGCATTTTTTCCAGTGGAAACAAAGGTCTTTTTCGATGGCCATCTGAAAGACCCCCCAGAGTTTTATTTCCACTGGAACCCAGTTTTGGAGATGGACGGTTTTCCTGGCAGGAATTACGAAAAGATGGGCTTATAAACCACATTACAAATGTGAGATTATCATGTTTTAAACCAATTGGGAGTTGATATGGATTCATGTTCATTACTATTCCATATCTACAGTTTTTTATGAACATTGTTCATGAAAATCTATAAATACCAGAAATTGAAAAGAAGACGGGAGAGTTTTCACCATTTCAAAAAGAAAAACTGGGAGTAGCCAAAACCGGGTTCCACAGGAAACGAAACTCCCTGGGGGTATAATACTGTTAAATTTTTGATATTTGTTAAGCACTATTGTTAACCTGTGTTGTCGTTTTATGCTCGTTGATGTACTGTTTTTTGTGCACATTTATGTGCATTCACCTTTCAGTGGAAGTGCCCATTTGAATGCATCTGGTCGTTTACAAACATAAAATTTTGAAGAACATTGCTGTTCATCCACCTCTTCCGCTTCCTGTGGAGGGCGCTGGTTCCGGTGTAACACGTCCATTTCCACTGTAAGATTAATTAACCTAAGTCGCGTACTATATTTCGGTGATCCCTATGGATGATATAGAGGCCCGGGTTCTCGGGTGGCTGAAAGCTGGTGATGATGCCGCGGAAGACATAGTGGACCTCCCCTGGTCCGTTAAGGAAATTCAGCCCAACACATACGTGGCTGAACACCCAAGGATGCCCTTCTCGCTCCTGGTGGTCTTCTCCGAGGGCTTCATTCATCTCCTGGTTCCGCTGGGGCTGGAGACCTTCTCGATGACAAACGACGATAAGCTCAAGATCTACCACACCCTCCTCCGCCTCAACGACCAGGTGAACATGATGAAGTTCACCCTGTCTGGAATGAACGACGATGTGTACCTCCGCGTTGACTTGGATAAGAAGACCCTCGGAAAGGAGGAGTTCAACGACGCCCTGACCGCACTCCTGATAGGGCTCCTCTCCTCCGTCTCCGCGTTGGGTCTCGAGGAGGCGTTCGCCCAGGAGATATTCGATCGTATAGTGAGCATGGTCGTGGACAGGGTTGATAAGGGTGCCAGCAGGGAGGAGCTGATGAAGTTCTTGACCGTTAAGGTTGGCATGACCGTTGAGGATGCGAAAAACCTCCTTGATGAGGTTTTTGCCGCGAAGCGCTCCCTTGGGGGTCACGAAAAGGACGTTGGGTACTTCTGAGCCGCAGCTTTTCCTTTTTCTTTCGGATCTCGTTCTTTTTTTATGACGTGTGCGAGGGGGTCAGTTCCTTTTTCTGGCTCCACTTACGGCTGCGTCGTAAGGTGTTCGGATGGATTCTCCATGGAATGTATTCATCTGTGCGCTTTTTGAACACAGTGGGTTCGACATCTTTGTTTGAAAGTTCTGGGTAGAAACCCTTATTAACACCTTTAGGTTTAACCTCACTGAGGTGATCTGTTATGGATGATATAGAGGCCCGGGTTCTTGAGTGGCTTAGGTCCGGTAGTGAGGACGCTGAAGATATCGTGGATCTTCCGTGGAACGTCAGCGAGATTGGTGAGGCCACCTACGTGGCGGAACACCCCAAGATGCCGTTTACCCTTGTGGTCGCGTTCTCTGATGAGTTCGTTCATCTCGTGATTCCCACCAGCCTTGAGACGTACGGCATGGACGAGGCTGACAAGCTCTATGTGTACCACACGCTTCTGGAGCTTAACGATAGGATTCACATGATGAAGTTCAGCCTGGGAAGGCCCAACGACGTCGTCAACATCCGCGTTGACTTGGACAAGAAGACCCTTGGAAAGGATGAATTCAACGACGCCCTAACTGCCCTGGCGATAGGACTTCTGTCCGGCGTGGAGGCGCTGGGTCTTGAGGAGGAATTCGTGGAGCGGGTCTTTGACCGCATACTCTACATGCTCCTCGAGAGGATAAAGAAGGGATACACCTACGACCAGCTCCTGGAGTTCATGACGGTTAAAGTTGGACTCGACGAAGCGGGGGCGAAGAAGCTTCTGGATTCCGTTCTTGAGGCCACGCAAGAAAAAACTGGGCCTGAAGGGGCGTGACGCTGGCTTATTTTCTTTGATTATCTCTTCTGTTTTCTCACCTTCTTTTTACATCCCCCTGTTCAACAACGCATATAAACCCTTGACCTCGAATATCTATGCTTTCCTCTGCATCCAGTGCTTCCTCTGGAACGAGTGTCTGATGTTCAAAATATAAATAACACTCTGGGAAAATAGCCAAAATACTGTCTTAAAACTGTCTTATTGGCAAAATCACATAGTTAAGTTCGTACAATAATCCGCAACCGGCCTGGATTTCCATTGGAATAGGTGGTGGGCATGGACGACAATTACCTTGATTCAATCTTCGAGAAGTACCTTCACGCCAAGAAGATATTCAAGAATAAAGAGGTCCTCAGACACAGCTATACCCCCAAGGAGCTCCCCCACAGGCGCGAGCAGATTGAGGAGCTGGCTCATATTCTGGTTCCCGTCCTACGCGGCGAGACGCCCTCGAACGTTTTTGTGTACGGGAAGACGGGAACGGGTAAGACGGTTACCATAAAATTCGTTACCGACGAGCTGAAGAGGATATCCGATAAGTATGAGATTCCCGTGGACGTTATCTACATCAATTGCGAGATAGTGGACACCCAGTACCGCGTTCTGGCGAACATCGTGAACCACTTCAAGAACGAGAGCGGCGTTGAGGTCCCCCTCGTTGGTTGGCCCACCGATGAGGTTTACGCACGGCTTAAGGAGGTAATCGACGCCCGTGAGCGCTTCGTCATAATAGTTCTGGACGAGATTGACAAGCTAATCAAAAAGAGCGGCGATGATATACTCTACTCCCTCACGAGGATAAACACCGAGCTGGGCCTTGCGAAGGTGAGCATCATAGGCATCTCAAACGACCTCAAATTCAAGGAATACCTCGATGCGCGCGTCCTCTCAAGTCTGAGCGAGGAGGAGGTTGTTTTTCCGCCCTACGATGCCAACCAGCTCAGGGATATTCTGATGCAGCGTGCCGGCGACGCGTTCAACGAGGGTGTTCTCGACGACGGCGTCGTGCCCCTGTGTGCCGCCCTGGCCGCGAGGGAGCACGGCGACGCGAGGAGGGCCCTCGATCTGCTCCGCGTTGCTGGGGAGATAGCCGAGCGCGAGGGGGCGAGCAAGGTAACCGAGCGCCATGTCTGGAAGGCCCAGGAGAAGATAGAGCAGGACACCATGGAGGAGGTCATAAAGACCCTTCCGCTCCACTCGAAGGTTCTGCTCTACGCGATAGTCCTCCTGGACGAGAACGGCGAACTGCCCGCGAACACGGGCGACGTTTACTCCGTCTACATGTCCCTCTGCGACCACATCGACCTCGAACCCCTCACCCAGAGGCGCGTGAGCGACCTGATAAACGAGCTCGACATGCTCGGCATCATCAACGCCAAGGTCGTCAGCAAGGGTCGCTACGGCAGGACGAAGGAGATAAGGCTCAACGTAACACCTTATAAGGTCAAGAACATATACAGACACGATTCCCAGCTCCAGACCATGCTGACGGTGAGCATGTCCCGCCAGAGGAGGCTGCTCTGATGGGTTTGATCGAGGATTTAATGGCCAATCGCTATCTAATCACCCCTTCAGCTTACTACCTTCTCGTGGATAGCTACAAGAAGGACTTCACCCTCGCCGAGCTGATAAAGTTCGCCCGCGCCAGGGGCACGTTTGTCATAGACTCCGCCATTGCGAAGGAGTTCCTCAGCATGAAGGCCCCCGCTCCACTGGAACCCACCGCCGGCGAGGGTTCCCCCGAGCGCCGCGAGGTTGCCGAGGAAATCCCTCTCGAATCTGGGGGAACCGGCGAACTGTCGGAGGAATCACCTGATTTTGCCGAAAATACTTCTGACGCGGCTCCTGTTGCCGAATCCGCCGATATGATTAGTCCTCCTGAAGAAGCGTCATCAACCTATATTTCTACTGGAACTCCCATTGACTCCGTGGTGGAAACTGCCTCTTTTGGTGAATCTGAGCAAGAAGAACCCGGCTATTCTGAAGGGGGGAGTTTCATTTCCACTGGAACTCCGTCCCCCGAGGGTGATGGCGGGGCGTCGGTCGAGGAAAACGTGTCCTCCGAGACCCCAGACGGGGAGGCTTCCCCCGAGACGTTTCCTGTGGAGAACGGTGCTGTGTCGCGGTCTGAGCCCGCCGCAGAGGGTCCAGCCCTGCCCAGTGGCTCTGCATTCCCCGAAAACGGAAACGGCTACGCCGACGATGAATCCTACTACTCCGACGAGAACGGGAACGGTGTGAAGCCCAAGATAGTTTACGGTGACTACGGGGTGCCGATAGCCTACGTCGGCGAGGAGGTTCCCGAGGAGAAGAGCTACTCGACGTATGCGGATGTTGTTATAGCGCCCAGGGAGGGCTTCCACTACCGCGCGAGGGAGATAAAAGACGACTGGGAGCTCGTCTTCGACGTCAAGAACGTGAAGTTCGAGGTTCCCAAGGTTA encodes the following:
- the radA gene encoding DNA repair and recombination protein RadA, which encodes MPRKKKAEDEIKELEEFEELDVVEESPSSSTKKKKEKEIKTLEDLPGVGPATAEKLREAGYDSIEAIAVASPMELKEIAGISEGAALKIIQAAREAANIGTFMRADEYMERRSTIGRISTGSKSLDKLVGGGVETQAITEVFGEFGSGKTQLAHTLAVMVQLPEEEGGLHGSVVWIDTENTFRPERIRQIAEARGLDPDETLKNIYVARAFNSNHQMLLVERAEEIIKEKAETDRPVKLLVVDSLMAHFRSEYVGRGTLAERQQKLAKHLADLHRIADLYDIAVFVTNQVQAKPDAFFGDPTRPVGGHILAHSATLRIYLRKGKAGKRVARLIDSPHLPEGEAIFRITDKGAED
- a CDS encoding TrkA family potassium uptake protein is translated as MIPVPLVRRLLRMKVKVSRNRLLQIAALVLLLAVIFAFLFMYFENVGFYTAFYWAIITMATIGYGDITPQTEAGRAVAMVAAVAGISTFTALVSILAEYFISSSLRRMMGMHSVRYSGHYVIIGRGSSIPSCVGELMSAISSGEIEMRPIVVVFPDESERKKVELPEEVEVLIGDPTNPETLERAHVREASYVILALEDDSKSVFTTLMVKRMSKAKVFVEALRGESLELLKGAGADRVILSRSLAGRLLASSVFEPEVVDVIDDLTTASGGYDISVLERGDLWGVPYVEAMKRLHEEGYFLLGYYKEKPVLNPALEEKIPEGSKLIVIKPGSSSGKR
- a CDS encoding ORC1-type DNA replication protein, producing the protein MDDNYLDSIFEKYLHAKKIFKNKEVLRHSYTPKELPHRREQIEELAHILVPVLRGETPSNVFVYGKTGTGKTVTIKFVTDELKRISDKYEIPVDVIYINCEIVDTQYRVLANIVNHFKNESGVEVPLVGWPTDEVYARLKEVIDARERFVIIVLDEIDKLIKKSGDDILYSLTRINTELGLAKVSIIGISNDLKFKEYLDARVLSSLSEEEVVFPPYDANQLRDILMQRAGDAFNEGVLDDGVVPLCAALAAREHGDARRALDLLRVAGEIAEREGASKVTERHVWKAQEKIEQDTMEEVIKTLPLHSKVLLYAIVLLDENGELPANTGDVYSVYMSLCDHIDLEPLTQRRVSDLINELDMLGIINAKVVSKGRYGRTKEIRLNVTPYKVKNIYRHDSQLQTMLTVSMSRQRRLL